The following are from one region of the Neurospora crassa OR74A linkage group III, whole genome shotgun sequence genome:
- a CDS encoding glutathione S-transferase translates to MATTTDHPKITLYWLNESRAQRMVWLLEELGVPYDVKIFHRGKDMLAPAELEKVHPLGKSPVVTVQPTEPGAKEIVLAESPFIAQYLCEHFGKDTTLVPNKYKDGQEGKLGGETEEWMRWQHLLYYSEGSLMPPLLVALILSLMSGPKVPFFIRPITATVAGRVNNFFVVPNIEKHCAFIQQLLETSPNGGKYVCGDKLTAADILISFPLLMVPRAEVLAGEAAKGKLKEKFPKVFDYVARLKEEEGYKRAEKKIADLEAEAKQ, encoded by the exons ATGGCGACCACCACAGATCACCCCAAGATAACGCTCTACTG GCTCAATGAGTCCCGCGCACAGCGCATGGTCTGGCTCCTCGAGGAGCTCGGCGTCCCGTACGACGTCAAGATCTTCCATCGCGGCAAGGACATGCTCGCGCCCGCCGAGCTGGAAAAGGTCCATCCGCTAGGCAAATCGCCCGTTGTCACGGTCCAGCCTACTGAGCCCGGCGCCAAGGAGATAGTCCTGGCCGAGAGTCCCTTCATTGCCCAGTACTTGTGCGAACACTTTGGCAAGGACACCACTCTGGTTCCCAACAAGTACAAGGAtggacaagaaggaaagcTGGGCGGCGAGACGGAGGAGTGGATGAGATGGCAGCATTTGCTGTATTATTCCGAGGGCAGCTTGATGCCGCCTTTGCTTGTGGCCCTGATTCTTTCCC TCATGTCCGGCCCCAAAGTCCCCTTCTTCATCCGCCCCATCACCGCCACCGTCGCCGGCAGGGTGAACAACTTCTTCGTCGTTCCCAACATTGAGAAGCACTGCGCCTTTATCCAGCAGCTACTGGAGACATCGCCCAACGGCGGCAAGTACGTCTGCGGCGACAAGTTGACGGCGGCGGATATCCTGATTAGCTTTCCGCTGTTGATGGTGCCGAGGGCGGAGGTTCTCGCAGGGGAGGCTGCAAAGGGGAAATTGAAGGAAAAGTTTCCCAAGGTGTTTGACTATGTGGCaaggttgaaggaggaggaagggtataagagggcggagaagaagattgcGGACTTGGAGGCCGAGGCGAAGCAGTGA